In Pseudomonas fluorescens NCIMB 11764, a single window of DNA contains:
- a CDS encoding LutB/LldF family L-lactate oxidation iron-sulfur protein — protein sequence MNASAIIPTVAVEEDFRTRAHTALGDKQLRNNFRTAMDSLMTKRAASFSDAHEREHLRALGNAVRARALSKLPDLLEQLERNLTRNGVTVHWAETVDEANGIVLSIIRAHEGRQVIKGKSMVSEEMEMNHFLADRGIECLESDMGEYIVQLDHEKPSHIIMPAIHKNAGQVASLFHDKLGVEYTKDVDQLIQIGRKVLRQKFFEADIGVSGVNFAVAETGTLLLVENEGNGRMTTTVPPVHIAVTGIEKVVENLRDVVPLLSLLTRSALGQPITTYVNMISGPRKAHELDGPQEVHLVLLDNGRSQAFADSELRQTLNCIRCGACMNHCPVYTRIGGHAYGEVYPGPIGKIITPHMVGLANVPDHPSASSLCGACGEVCPVKIPIPALLRRLREENVKAPDSPHQVMRGQGSKYSRKERFIWNAWAKLNSSPTLYRLFGFFATRLRALAPSNVGPWTQNHSAPKPAARSLHDMAREHLAKQGDRR from the coding sequence ATGAACGCTTCCGCGATTATTCCTACGGTTGCCGTAGAAGAAGATTTCCGCACCCGCGCTCACACCGCGCTGGGTGACAAGCAGTTGCGAAACAACTTTCGCACTGCGATGGATTCACTGATGACAAAACGGGCAGCGTCCTTCAGCGATGCCCACGAAAGAGAACATCTACGAGCACTGGGCAATGCGGTCCGCGCCCGTGCGTTATCGAAGTTGCCCGACCTGCTCGAGCAACTTGAACGGAACCTGACCCGCAACGGTGTGACAGTGCACTGGGCGGAAACGGTGGACGAAGCCAATGGCATCGTCCTCTCGATCATCCGCGCTCACGAGGGGCGGCAAGTGATCAAGGGCAAATCGATGGTCAGCGAAGAAATGGAAATGAACCATTTCCTCGCTGATCGGGGCATTGAATGCCTGGAATCGGACATGGGCGAGTACATCGTCCAGCTCGACCACGAGAAGCCTTCACACATTATTATGCCGGCGATCCACAAGAATGCCGGTCAGGTCGCGTCCTTGTTCCACGACAAACTTGGCGTGGAGTACACCAAGGACGTTGACCAACTCATTCAGATCGGTCGCAAAGTCTTGCGACAGAAATTCTTCGAAGCGGACATCGGCGTCTCCGGCGTCAACTTCGCCGTGGCCGAAACCGGCACCCTGCTGCTGGTGGAAAACGAAGGCAACGGGCGCATGACGACTACGGTGCCGCCGGTGCACATCGCTGTCACCGGCATCGAAAAAGTCGTGGAAAACCTGCGCGACGTGGTGCCCCTGTTGTCGCTGCTGACCCGCTCAGCGCTCGGCCAGCCCATCACCACCTACGTCAACATGATCTCCGGCCCGCGCAAGGCCCATGAGCTCGATGGCCCGCAGGAAGTGCATCTGGTGCTGCTGGACAACGGTCGCAGCCAGGCCTTTGCCGACAGTGAATTGCGCCAGACCCTGAACTGCATTCGCTGCGGCGCCTGTATGAATCATTGCCCGGTCTACACTCGAATCGGCGGCCACGCCTATGGGGAGGTTTACCCTGGGCCGATCGGAAAAATCATCACCCCGCACATGGTCGGCCTGGCGAATGTCCCGGACCATCCGAGCGCATCGTCGTTGTGCGGTGCTTGCGGTGAAGTGTGCCCGGTAAAAATTCCTATCCCCGCTTTGCTGCGTCGCCTACGGGAAGAGAACGTCAAAGCACCGGACAGTCCGCATCAAGTCATGCGCGGCCAGGGCAGCAAATATTCGCGCAAGGAACGCTTTATCTGGAATGCCTGGGCGAAGCTCAACAGCTCGCCGACGCTGTACCGGCTGTTCGGCTTTTTCGCTACACGACTGCGCGCCCTCGCACCGAGCAACGTTGGCCCGTGGACGCAAAACCACAGCGCCCCGAAACCCGCTGCCCGCTCACTGCACGACATGGCCCGCGAGCATCTGGCCAAACAGGGAGACCGCCGATGA
- a CDS encoding (Fe-S)-binding protein, which produces MSELFYNAVPNATRVAPPLPEPRQYPGEKPSRVYLFGTCVVDLFYPEAGMDAIHLLEREGIRVEYPQGQSCCGQPAYTSGYTDQARAVARSQLALFAGDYPVVVPSGSCAGMLREHYADLFKDEPQTLKQVQALAARTYELAEFLLFVCKVQLKDSGEPVKVALHTSCSARREMNTHLHGRELLAQLGNVERVDHSHESECCGFGGTFSVRMPDISGAMVADKTRSLKESGAHKVLSADCGCLMNINGSLEKQKEALRGQHLASFLWQRTGGGQ; this is translated from the coding sequence ATGAGCGAGCTTTTTTACAACGCCGTGCCGAACGCAACACGCGTCGCCCCGCCACTGCCCGAGCCTCGGCAATACCCCGGCGAAAAACCGTCACGGGTCTACCTGTTCGGGACCTGCGTGGTGGATTTGTTCTACCCGGAAGCCGGAATGGACGCGATTCACCTGTTGGAACGCGAAGGCATCCGTGTCGAGTACCCGCAGGGGCAAAGCTGTTGCGGGCAACCGGCCTACACCTCTGGTTACACCGACCAGGCCCGGGCCGTTGCACGCTCGCAATTGGCGCTGTTCGCTGGCGATTATCCAGTGGTAGTGCCGTCGGGATCGTGTGCCGGCATGTTGCGCGAACACTACGCCGACTTGTTCAAGGACGAGCCGCAAACACTGAAACAGGTTCAGGCGCTGGCTGCCCGGACTTACGAGTTGGCCGAGTTTCTGTTGTTCGTCTGCAAGGTGCAGCTCAAGGACAGTGGCGAACCGGTAAAAGTGGCGCTGCACACCTCGTGCTCGGCACGTCGTGAGATGAACACCCACTTGCACGGCCGCGAGTTGTTGGCGCAGCTGGGCAATGTGGAACGTGTCGACCATAGCCATGAAAGTGAATGCTGTGGCTTTGGTGGGACTTTCAGCGTCCGTATGCCGGACATTTCCGGCGCGATGGTGGCTGACAAGACCCGGTCGTTGAAGGAATCCGGGGCGCACAAGGTACTGAGTGCCGACTGCGGTTGCCTGATGAACATCAACGGCTCGCTGGAGAAACAGAAGGAAGCGTTACGCGGTCAGCATCTGGCCAGTTTCCTCTGGCAGCGAACCGGAGGCGGTCAATGA
- a CDS encoding lactate permease LctP family transporter, whose amino-acid sequence MQTWQQLYTPLGSLGFSALAAVIPIVFFFLALAVFRLKGHVAGSITLALSIAVAIFAFQMPVDMAFAAAGYGFAYGLWPIAWIIVAAVFLYKLTVKSGQFEVIRSSVLSITDDQRLQVLLIGFCFGAFLEGAAGFGAPVAITAALLVGLGFNPLYAAGLCLIANTAPVAFGALGIPIIVAGQVTGIDAFKIGAMTGRQLPLLSLFVPFWLVFMMDGLRGVRETWPAALVAGLSFAITQYFTSNFIGPELPDITSALASLISLTLFLKVWQPKRAAGQHIAGAVSASVVTASAGGFGQPRTTVASPYSLGEIFKAWSPFLILTVLVTIWTLKPFKAMFAAGGSMYGWVFNFAIPHLDQMVIKVAPIVTAPTAIPAVFKLDPISATGTAIFFSALISMLVLKINLKTGLTTFRETFYELRWPILSIGMVLAFAFVTNYSGMSSTMALVLAGTGAAFPFFSPFLGWLGVFLTGSDTSSNALFSSLQATTAHQIGVNDTLLVAANTSGGVTGKMISPQSIAVACAATGLVGKESDLFRFTLKHSLFFATIVGLITLAQAYWFTGMLVH is encoded by the coding sequence ATGCAAACCTGGCAACAGCTCTATACCCCGCTCGGCAGCCTCGGCTTTTCCGCGCTCGCGGCCGTCATTCCCATCGTGTTTTTCTTTCTGGCGTTGGCCGTGTTCCGGCTCAAAGGGCACGTGGCGGGCAGCATCACGCTGGCCTTGTCCATCGCCGTGGCCATTTTCGCTTTCCAGATGCCGGTCGACATGGCATTCGCCGCCGCCGGGTATGGCTTCGCCTACGGCTTGTGGCCGATTGCGTGGATCATCGTGGCAGCGGTTTTCCTCTACAAGCTGACGGTCAAGAGCGGTCAGTTCGAGGTGATTCGCAGCTCCGTCCTGTCGATCACCGACGACCAGCGCTTGCAGGTGCTGCTGATCGGTTTCTGCTTCGGTGCGTTCCTTGAAGGTGCAGCCGGTTTCGGCGCACCGGTAGCGATTACTGCCGCACTGCTTGTCGGACTGGGCTTCAATCCGCTGTACGCCGCAGGCCTGTGCCTGATCGCCAACACCGCGCCGGTGGCGTTTGGTGCCCTGGGGATTCCAATCATCGTCGCCGGGCAAGTGACTGGTATCGATGCGTTCAAGATCGGCGCCATGACCGGCCGCCAATTGCCGCTGCTGTCGCTGTTCGTGCCGTTCTGGCTGGTGTTCATGATGGATGGCCTGCGCGGCGTGCGGGAAACCTGGCCGGCAGCGCTGGTGGCCGGCTTGAGCTTTGCCATCACCCAATACTTCACGTCGAACTTCATCGGCCCTGAGTTGCCGGACATCACCTCGGCCCTGGCCAGCCTGATCTCCCTGACGCTGTTCCTGAAAGTCTGGCAGCCAAAACGCGCTGCAGGCCAACACATCGCAGGCGCGGTCTCGGCCTCCGTTGTGACTGCCAGCGCCGGCGGTTTCGGCCAGCCGCGCACAACCGTGGCGTCGCCTTACAGCCTGGGTGAAATTTTCAAGGCCTGGTCGCCGTTCCTGATCCTCACCGTACTGGTCACCATCTGGACCCTGAAGCCGTTCAAGGCGATGTTTGCCGCTGGCGGTTCGATGTACGGCTGGGTGTTCAACTTCGCGATCCCGCACCTCGATCAAATGGTGATCAAGGTCGCCCCGATCGTGACCGCGCCAACCGCCATTCCGGCCGTGTTCAAACTTGATCCGATTTCCGCGACCGGCACGGCGATTTTCTTCTCCGCGCTGATCTCGATGCTGGTGCTGAAGATCAATCTCAAAACTGGTCTGACCACTTTTAGAGAGACGTTCTACGAGCTGCGCTGGCCGATTCTGTCCATCGGTATGGTGCTGGCGTTTGCTTTCGTCACCAACTACTCGGGCATGTCCTCGACCATGGCACTGGTACTGGCAGGCACCGGCGCGGCGTTCCCGTTCTTCTCGCCGTTCCTCGGCTGGCTGGGCGTGTTCCTCACCGGTTCCGATACCTCGTCCAACGCGCTGTTCAGTTCGTTGCAGGCGACTACCGCACACCAGATCGGCGTCAACGACACCTTGCTGGTCGCAGCGAACACCAGCGGCGGCGTCACCGGCAAGATGATCTCGCCACAATCGATCGCCGTGGCCTGCGCCGCGACCGGGCTGGTGGGCAAGGAGTCGGATCTGTTCCGCTTCACCCTCAAGCACAGTCTGTTCTTCGCAACAATCGTCGGCTTGATCACGCTGGCTCAGGCCTACTGGTTCACCGGCATGCTGGTGCACTAA
- a CDS encoding GntR family transcriptional regulator: MGFDQIRQRRLSDDIVERLEGMILEGTLKAGERLPAERALAEQFGVSRPSLREAIQKLAAKGLLVSRQGGGNYVVESLGTTFSDPLLHLLESNPEAQRDLLEFRHTLEASCAYYAALRATDVDRERLTAAFNELQDCYTRHDEVSRAEEGAADAKFHLAIAEASHNAVLLHTIRGLFDLLKRNVVTNIGGMYKQRTETRDMLITQHRELYVAIIEGRAEQAREVSSRHILYVQEVLEEVRQEVQRMARAERRKGM, translated from the coding sequence ATGGGGTTTGATCAAATTCGTCAGCGCCGTTTGTCTGACGATATTGTCGAGCGGCTCGAGGGGATGATCCTCGAGGGCACGCTGAAGGCAGGTGAGCGCTTGCCGGCAGAACGCGCGCTGGCCGAGCAGTTCGGTGTGTCACGCCCTTCGTTGCGCGAAGCGATTCAGAAACTGGCGGCCAAGGGCTTGCTGGTCAGTCGCCAGGGTGGCGGAAATTATGTGGTGGAATCACTGGGCACGACGTTCAGTGATCCACTTCTTCATCTGCTGGAAAGCAACCCCGAAGCCCAGCGTGATTTGCTGGAGTTTCGCCACACCCTGGAAGCGTCCTGCGCCTATTACGCAGCGCTGCGCGCCACGGATGTCGACCGCGAGCGACTGACCGCGGCCTTTAATGAATTGCAGGATTGCTACACGCGCCACGATGAAGTGAGCCGGGCGGAAGAGGGCGCGGCGGATGCGAAATTTCACCTGGCGATTGCCGAGGCCAGTCACAACGCAGTGTTGCTCCACACGATTCGTGGACTGTTCGATTTGCTCAAGCGCAACGTGGTGACCAACATCGGTGGTATGTACAAACAGCGCACTGAAACCCGCGACATGCTGATCACGCAGCACCGCGAGTTGTACGTGGCGATTATCGAAGGAAGGGCGGAACAGGCGCGGGAAGTTTCCAGTCGACACATTTTGTATGTGCAGGAAGTACTGGAAGAGGTGCGTCAGGAAGTGCAGCGCATGGCCCGGGCGGAGCGGCGCAAGGGAATGTAG
- the smpB gene encoding SsrA-binding protein SmpB: MAKQKKHPTGTIAQNKKARHDYFIEHRFEAGLVLAGWEVKSLRASKLQLVDSYVLLKDGEAWLLGSHITPLTTASTHVIADPTRTRKLLLNRRELEKLAAAVQQKGYACVCLSWYWSKHMVKCEIALGKGKKEYDKRDTERERDAGRELQRAVRNKGKEE, translated from the coding sequence ATGGCTAAACAGAAGAAACACCCAACAGGGACCATCGCGCAAAATAAAAAGGCGCGACACGATTACTTCATCGAACATCGGTTCGAGGCTGGTCTGGTCCTGGCCGGCTGGGAAGTAAAAAGTCTGCGGGCAAGCAAGCTACAGCTGGTTGACAGTTATGTACTGCTCAAGGATGGCGAAGCCTGGCTGCTCGGCAGCCACATTACGCCCCTGACGACCGCCAGCACCCACGTCATCGCTGATCCGACGCGCACCCGAAAATTGTTGCTCAACCGCCGCGAGCTGGAAAAGCTGGCCGCCGCCGTGCAGCAAAAGGGTTACGCCTGCGTGTGCCTGTCCTGGTACTGGAGCAAGCACATGGTCAAGTGCGAGATCGCGCTGGGCAAGGGCAAGAAGGAATACGACAAGCGTGATACCGAGCGCGAACGCGACGCCGGTCGCGAGTTGCAGCGTGCGGTGCGCAACAAGGGCAAGGAAGAGTAG
- a CDS encoding sodium-dependent transporter, producing the protein MSTDKVSVHGSWASRWVFILAATGSAVGLGSIWKFPYMVGVYGGGAFVLMFLACIALIGVPVMLAETLIGRRARQSPANALKVLALEAGHSGKWSWGAFAGMITALLILSFYSVVGGWSLDYIIDMGRGDFQGAAPDQVGAYFGKVIADPWRLTLWHTIFMLLSAIVIAKGVVAGLERSLRIMMPLLFVMILVLLGYSMTTGHFMEGVHFMFDFQPEKVLDGLLPAMGHAFFSLSVGVGSIMIYGAYMPKDSSISGTVVGVALLDTFVSLVAGLALFPIVFAAGLNPSEGPGLMFVSLPFAFGNIAFGQLMGVVFFVLVAIAAWSSAISLLEPMVAYLVERTKVSRAWVTFWLAFTCWFVGLGTVFSFNIWKQAKFFVNEGGMFHLYQWGATGGLDFFGVIDFFTSRIMLPLGGLCFVVFAGWVMGREAVRDELSIRSPRLFTLALFLMRYVAPIGILVVFAAQLWK; encoded by the coding sequence ATGTCGACAGACAAGGTTTCTGTCCACGGCAGTTGGGCTAGCCGTTGGGTCTTCATACTCGCCGCGACCGGTTCGGCCGTGGGCCTGGGTAGCATCTGGAAGTTCCCGTACATGGTCGGGGTCTACGGCGGCGGTGCATTTGTGTTGATGTTCCTCGCCTGTATCGCACTGATCGGCGTGCCGGTCATGCTGGCGGAAACCCTGATCGGCCGGCGCGCCCGGCAAAGTCCGGCCAACGCCTTGAAGGTGCTGGCGCTGGAGGCGGGGCATTCGGGCAAGTGGTCCTGGGGCGCGTTCGCCGGGATGATCACGGCGTTGTTGATCCTGTCTTTCTATAGCGTCGTCGGCGGCTGGTCGCTGGATTACATCATCGACATGGGGCGCGGCGATTTTCAGGGGGCAGCGCCTGATCAGGTTGGCGCTTACTTTGGCAAAGTGATCGCCGATCCATGGCGACTGACACTTTGGCACACGATTTTTATGCTGCTGTCAGCCATTGTGATTGCCAAAGGCGTCGTCGCCGGGCTTGAGCGCAGCCTGCGCATCATGATGCCGTTGCTCTTTGTAATGATTCTGGTGTTGCTGGGCTACAGCATGACCACCGGCCATTTCATGGAGGGCGTGCATTTCATGTTCGACTTCCAACCGGAAAAAGTCCTCGACGGTTTACTGCCCGCCATGGGGCATGCGTTCTTCTCCCTGAGCGTGGGCGTGGGTTCGATCATGATCTACGGCGCTTACATGCCAAAGGATTCGTCGATTTCAGGCACTGTCGTCGGAGTAGCGCTGCTCGATACCTTTGTTTCTCTCGTGGCTGGCCTGGCGTTGTTCCCAATAGTGTTTGCTGCCGGCCTGAATCCGAGTGAAGGCCCTGGCCTGATGTTCGTGAGCCTGCCATTTGCCTTTGGTAACATAGCCTTTGGCCAGTTGATGGGCGTAGTGTTCTTCGTGCTGGTAGCGATTGCGGCCTGGAGTTCGGCGATTTCGTTGCTGGAGCCGATGGTGGCTTACCTGGTTGAGCGTACTAAAGTCAGTCGCGCCTGGGTGACATTCTGGCTGGCGTTCACGTGCTGGTTCGTCGGTCTGGGCACGGTGTTTTCCTTCAATATCTGGAAGCAAGCCAAATTTTTCGTGAACGAAGGCGGGATGTTCCATCTCTATCAATGGGGTGCGACCGGCGGCCTGGATTTCTTTGGTGTGATCGATTTCTTTACCTCGCGGATCATGCTGCCTCTCGGTGGTTTGTGTTTCGTGGTGTTTGCGGGCTGGGTGATGGGGCGTGAAGCGGTGCGCGACGAGTTGTCGATCCGCAGTCCCAGGCTGTTCACTCTGGCCCTGTTTTTGATGCGCTATGTAGCGCCCATCGGCATTCTCGTAGTGTTTGCCGCCCAGCTGTGGAAGTGA
- a CDS encoding type II toxin-antitoxin system RatA family toxin — MTTHIQRSALLPYPAQALYDLVNDVARYPEFLPWCSSAEVLESSEEHMRASVGVAKGGLSQHFVTRNTLVHGQSIEMNLEEGPFTQLHGIWVFKALTDKACKISLDLSFDYAGPIVRATLGPLFNQAANTLVDAFCQRAKQMHG; from the coding sequence ATGACGACACACATTCAACGTTCGGCCCTGCTGCCGTATCCGGCGCAAGCGCTGTATGACCTGGTCAATGACGTGGCGCGTTACCCGGAGTTTCTGCCGTGGTGCTCATCGGCCGAAGTCCTGGAAAGCTCTGAGGAGCATATGCGCGCGAGTGTAGGTGTGGCCAAGGGTGGACTCAGCCAGCATTTCGTGACGCGCAACACACTGGTGCACGGGCAATCGATCGAAATGAATCTCGAGGAAGGGCCGTTCACTCAGTTGCACGGCATCTGGGTGTTCAAGGCATTGACCGACAAGGCCTGCAAGATCAGCCTGGACCTTTCGTTCGACTACGCCGGGCCGATTGTCCGCGCAACGCTGGGGCCCTTGTTCAATCAGGCGGCCAATACGCTGGTGGATGCGTTCTGCCAGCGCGCCAAGCAAATGCATGGTTGA
- a CDS encoding RnfH family protein: MVEAVIEVEVVYAAVDRQVLLCVTVPAGATVRAALLASGVDREFPELDLAECPVGIFGKVVADPDTRQLQAGDRIEIYRPLLADPKEVRRLRAAKAAEAKARNQ; this comes from the coding sequence ATGGTTGAGGCCGTGATCGAGGTTGAGGTGGTGTATGCCGCCGTTGATCGTCAAGTGCTTCTGTGTGTGACAGTGCCAGCGGGGGCGACGGTGCGCGCGGCTTTGCTGGCGTCGGGAGTGGATCGCGAGTTCCCTGAGCTGGATCTGGCTGAATGCCCGGTGGGGATCTTCGGCAAGGTGGTCGCGGATCCCGATACTCGTCAGCTTCAGGCGGGGGATCGCATCGAGATTTATCGGCCGCTGCTGGCTGATCCGAAAGAGGTTCGCCGGCTTCGCGCCGCCAAGGCTGCCGAGGCGAAAGCACGGAATCAGTGA
- a CDS encoding outer membrane protein assembly factor BamE yields MQNTKLLLTSFTFVGLLALAGCSFPGVYKIDIQQGNVVTQDMIDQLRPGMTRRQVRFIMGNPLLTDTFHADRWDYLYSLQPGGGERQQERISVIFNPNDQLVSLSGDFMPGVSRDEAILGKDSGTNVTAPAENAEKPKPEKPVKPGSLLDQIQKDVDGVETVPVPTPEPLDTSPQ; encoded by the coding sequence ATGCAAAACACCAAGCTCTTGCTAACCAGTTTCACCTTTGTGGGACTGCTCGCACTCGCCGGTTGTTCATTCCCCGGGGTTTACAAAATCGACATCCAGCAGGGCAATGTCGTCACGCAGGACATGATAGACCAGTTACGCCCGGGAATGACCCGTCGGCAAGTACGGTTTATCATGGGCAACCCTCTGCTGACCGACACGTTCCATGCCGATCGCTGGGATTATCTGTACAGCCTGCAACCGGGTGGCGGTGAACGCCAACAGGAACGCATCAGCGTTATCTTCAACCCAAATGACCAACTTGTCAGCCTCTCTGGCGATTTCATGCCAGGCGTGAGCCGGGACGAAGCCATTCTCGGCAAGGACAGTGGCACTAACGTGACCGCACCTGCAGAAAACGCCGAGAAGCCGAAACCGGAAAAACCGGTCAAGCCGGGTTCGTTGCTGGATCAGATCCAGAAGGACGTGGACGGCGTAGAAACCGTTCCTGTCCCGACGCCAGAACCGCTGGACACCTCGCCGCAATAA
- the fur gene encoding ferric iron uptake transcriptional regulator: MVENSELRKAGLKVTLPRVKILQMLDSAEQRHMSAEDVYKALMEAGEDVGLATVYRVLTQFEAAGLVVRHNFDGGHAVFELDDGKHHDHMVNVETSEVIEFFDEEIERLQKAIVDKYGFEMVDHNLVLYVRKKK, encoded by the coding sequence ATGGTTGAAAATAGCGAACTACGCAAAGCCGGCCTCAAAGTGACCCTGCCACGGGTCAAGATTCTTCAAATGCTCGATTCCGCCGAGCAACGCCACATGAGTGCCGAGGATGTTTACAAGGCGCTGATGGAGGCTGGTGAGGACGTCGGTCTGGCCACGGTTTACCGTGTACTGACCCAGTTCGAGGCAGCTGGCCTTGTGGTGCGGCACAACTTCGACGGAGGCCATGCGGTCTTCGAGCTGGACGACGGCAAGCATCACGACCATATGGTCAACGTCGAGACCAGTGAAGTGATCGAATTCTTCGACGAAGAAATCGAGCGTCTGCAGAAAGCCATTGTCGACAAGTATGGCTTTGAGATGGTTGATCACAATCTTGTGCTGTACGTGCGCAAGAAAAAGTAA
- the recN gene encoding DNA repair protein RecN yields MLVHLSVHNYAIVEHLDLELDRGMSVITGETGAGKSIMLDALGLTLGDRADSGVVRPGADKADILATFDLVDIPEASAWLAERDLESDGPCILRRVITAEGRSRGYINGTPCPLGDLKSLGELLIDIHSQHEHQSLLKTDTHRRLLDEYAGATDLARQVQLAAQRWRQTRQELERLSNSGDEQRARHQLLSYQLEELENLGLGESELEQLEQEHKNLTNAETLLGICRQVVEQCSESDSGNVLNALTASLNRLSSVNNSIGALGEASSLLTSAQIQVEEAVGELNRFLDNFDADPARLQYLEERLDAIYTMARKHRIQPTEVAEMQQRLLDEIETLNANDESIERLSDELASYARHYQEKARELSDLRHQASSSLASAVEQEIQRLGMPGGRFTIELRPNSSDELLPNGLEQVELLVSANPGQPLKALAKVASGGELSRISLAIQVITAQTSRVPTLVFDEVDVGIGGPTAEIVGQLLRRLGERGQVLTVTHLPQVAAQGHQHLFVHKVRGEDATHTAVSKLSKNDRVEEVARMLGGIDLTKESLAHAKKMVVTAKI; encoded by the coding sequence ATGCTGGTGCACCTGTCCGTACACAACTACGCCATCGTCGAACATCTCGATCTCGAACTCGATCGCGGGATGAGCGTGATCACAGGGGAAACCGGCGCCGGCAAGTCGATCATGCTCGACGCCCTCGGCCTGACCCTCGGTGATCGCGCCGACAGTGGCGTCGTCCGCCCCGGCGCCGACAAGGCCGACATCCTGGCCACCTTCGACCTGGTCGACATTCCGGAAGCCAGTGCCTGGCTGGCCGAGCGCGACCTCGAAAGCGATGGCCCGTGCATCCTTCGCCGGGTGATCACCGCCGAAGGACGCTCGCGCGGCTATATCAATGGCACGCCCTGCCCCCTCGGGGATCTCAAGTCCTTGGGCGAGCTACTGATTGATATCCACAGCCAGCACGAACACCAATCCCTGCTCAAGACCGACACTCACCGCCGCCTGCTCGACGAGTACGCTGGCGCCACCGACCTTGCCCGCCAGGTTCAGCTCGCCGCCCAGCGCTGGCGCCAGACGCGCCAGGAACTGGAACGCCTGTCCAACTCCGGTGATGAGCAGCGCGCCCGCCATCAATTGCTGAGCTATCAACTCGAAGAACTGGAAAACCTCGGCCTCGGCGAAAGCGAACTGGAGCAGTTGGAGCAGGAACACAAAAACCTGACCAATGCCGAGACCTTGCTGGGCATCTGCCGACAAGTGGTCGAGCAATGCAGCGAAAGTGATTCCGGCAATGTCCTAAACGCCCTGACCGCCAGCCTTAATCGCCTGTCGAGCGTGAACAACTCGATTGGTGCGCTGGGCGAAGCCAGCAGCCTGCTGACCAGTGCGCAGATCCAGGTTGAAGAAGCCGTGGGCGAGCTGAACCGCTTCCTCGATAACTTCGATGCCGATCCGGCGCGCCTGCAATACCTGGAAGAACGCCTCGATGCGATCTACACCATGGCCCGCAAACACCGCATCCAGCCCACCGAGGTGGCCGAGATGCAGCAGCGATTGCTGGATGAAATCGAAACGTTGAATGCGAACGACGAATCCATCGAACGACTGAGTGACGAGCTGGCGTCCTATGCCCGCCACTATCAGGAGAAGGCGCGGGAATTGAGCGATTTGCGCCACCAGGCCTCAAGCAGCCTAGCCAGCGCCGTGGAGCAGGAAATCCAGCGACTGGGCATGCCTGGCGGTCGCTTCACCATCGAGCTGCGGCCCAACAGCAGCGATGAGTTGCTGCCTAACGGGCTCGAACAGGTAGAACTGCTGGTCAGTGCCAACCCCGGCCAGCCCTTGAAAGCCCTGGCAAAAGTAGCCTCGGGCGGTGAGTTATCGCGGATCAGCCTCGCGATTCAGGTGATCACCGCGCAGACTTCACGCGTACCAACCCTCGTATTCGACGAAGTGGACGTGGGTATCGGCGGACCGACCGCTGAGATTGTCGGCCAACTGTTGCGTCGTCTTGGCGAGCGCGGGCAGGTGTTGACGGTGACTCACTTGCCACAAGTGGCGGCGCAGGGACATCAGCATCTATTTGTGCACAAGGTCCGTGGCGAGGATGCGACCCACACGGCCGTCTCCAAGCTCAGCAAGAATGATCGTGTCGAAGAAGTCGCCCGGATGCTGGGGGGTATCGACCTGACCAAGGAATCTTTGGCACACGCGAAAAAAATGGTCGTTACCGCAAAAATCTAG
- the grpE gene encoding nucleotide exchange factor GrpE: MADEQTVDTQNQDANQGSAASGEDLAARVQVLEEQLAGAQDQALRVAADLQNVRRRAEQDVEKAHKFALEKFAGDLLPIIDSLERGLELSNPDDESIRPMREGIELTLKMFQDTLKRYQLEAIDPHGEPFNAVLHQAMAMQESADVEPNSVLKVFQKGYQLNGRLLRPAMVVVSKAPAPVSPSIDEQA, from the coding sequence ATGGCTGACGAACAGACAGTGGATACGCAAAATCAAGATGCCAACCAGGGCTCCGCGGCTTCGGGTGAAGACCTCGCGGCTCGTGTACAAGTGCTCGAAGAGCAACTGGCAGGCGCGCAGGATCAGGCTTTGCGTGTTGCCGCCGATCTGCAGAACGTCCGCCGTCGCGCTGAGCAGGATGTAGAAAAAGCGCACAAATTCGCCCTGGAAAAATTTGCAGGCGATTTGCTGCCGATCATCGACAGCCTGGAGCGTGGCCTGGAGTTGTCCAACCCGGACGACGAAAGCATCCGCCCTATGCGCGAAGGCATCGAGCTGACCCTGAAAATGTTCCAGGACACCCTGAAGCGTTATCAGCTGGAAGCGATCGATCCGCATGGCGAACCGTTCAATGCCGTTCTTCACCAGGCAATGGCCATGCAGGAAAGCGCTGACGTCGAGCCGAACAGTGTGCTCAAGGTGTTCCAGAAGGGTTATCAGCTCAATGGACGTCTGCTGCGCCCGGCCATGGTCGTGGTCAGCAAGGCCCCGGCACCTGTTTCGCCATCGATTGACGAGCAGGCTTGA